The proteins below are encoded in one region of Callospermophilus lateralis isolate mCalLat2 chromosome 9, mCalLat2.hap1, whole genome shotgun sequence:
- the Fzd7 gene encoding frizzled-7, translating into MRGPGAAASRLPLGLCALVLALLGALPAGTRAQPYHGEKGISVPDHGFCQPISIPLCTDIAYNQTILPNLLGHTNQEDAGLEVHQFYPLVKVQCSPELRFFLCSMYAPVCTVLDQAIPPCRSLCERARQGCEALMNKFGFQWPERLRCENFPVHGAGEICVGQNTSDGSGGPGGGATAYPTAPYLLEPPFTAAPPGAADGRSRSAFPFSCPRQLKVPPYLGYRFLGERDCGAPCEPGRANGLMYFKEEERRFARLWVGVWSVLCCASTLFTVLTYLVDMRRFSYPERPIIFLSGCYFMVAVAHVAGFLLEDRAVCVERFSDDGYRTVAQGTKKEGCTILFMVLYFFGMASSIWWVILSLTWFLAAGMKWGHEAIEANSQYFHLAAWAVPAVKTITILAMGQVDGDLLSGVCYVGLSSVDALRGFVLAPLFVYLFIGTSFLLAGFVSLFRIRTIMKHDGTKTEKLEKLMVRIGVFSVLYTVPATIVLACYFYEQAFREHWERTWLLQTCKSYAVPCPPGHFPPMSPDFTVFMIKYLMTMIVGITTGFWIWSGKTLQSWRRFYHRLSHSSKGETAV; encoded by the coding sequence ATGCGGGGGCCTGGCGCAGCAGCGTCGCGCTTGCCCCTGGGCCTGTGCGCCCTGGTGCTGGCGCTGCTGGGCGCGCTGCCCGCGGGCACCCGGGCGCAGCCATACCACGGCGAAAAGGGCATCTCGGTGCCTGATCACGGCTTCTGCCAGCCCATCTCCATCCCGCTGTGCACGGACATCGCCTACAACCAGACCATCCTGCCCAACCTGCTGGGCCACACGAACCAAGAGGACGCGGGCCTCGAGGTGCACCAGTTCTACCCGCTGGTGAAGGTACAATGTTCTCCCGAGCTGCGCTTCTTCCTGTGCTCCATGTACGCGCCAGTGTGCACCGTGCTGGATCAGGCTATCCCTCCGTGTCGCTCCTTGTGTGAGCGCGCCCGCCAGGGCTGCGAGGCGCTCATGAACAAGTTCGGCTTCCAGTGGCCAGAGCGGCTGCGCTGCGAGAACTTCCCCGTGCACGGTGCTGGCGAGATCTGCGTGGGTCAGAACACGTCTGACGGCTCCGGGGGCCCGGGCGGTGGTGCCACAGCCTATCCTACCGCGCCCTACCTGCTGGAACCGCCCTTCACTGCGGCGCCCCCGGGGGCCGCAGATGGCAGAAGCCGCTCCGCCTTCCCCTTCTCGTGTCCCCGCCAGCTCAAGGTGCCCCCCTACCTGGGCTATCGCTTCCTGGGTGAGCGCGACTGCGGCGCCCCGTGCGAGCCGGGCCGCGCTAATGGCCTTATGTACTTTAAGGAGGAGGAGAGGCGCTTTGCTCGCCTCTGGGTGGGCGTGTGGTCGGTGCTGTGCTGCGCCTCGACGCTCTTCACCGTACTCACCTACCTAGTGGACATGCGGCGCTTCAGCTACCCAGAGCGGCCTATCATCTTCCTGTCGGGCTGCTACTTCATGGTGGCCGTCGCGCACGTGGCGGGCTTCCTCCTGGAGGATCGCGCCGTGTGTGTGGAGCGCTTCTCCGACGACGGCTACCGCACGGTGGCGCAGGGCACTAAGAAGGAGGGCTGCACCATCCTCTTCATGGTGCTCTACTTCTTTGGCATGGCCAGCTCCATCTGGTGGGTCATTCTGTCGCTCACTTGGTTCCTGGCGGCGGGCATGAAGTGGGGCCACGAGGCCATTGAGGCCAACTCGCAGTATTTCCATCTGGCCGCGTGGGCCGTGCCAGCGGTCAAGACCATCACCATCCTGGCCATGGGCCAGGTGGATGGGGACCTGCTCAGCGGGGTGTGCTACGTGGGCCTGTCAAGCGTGGACGCCCTTCGGGGCTTTGTGCTGGCGCCCCTGTTCGTCTACCTCTTCATCGGCACGTCCTTCCTGCTGGCGGGCTTCGTGTCTCTCTTTAGAATTCGCACCATCATGAAGCACGACGGCACCAAGACAGAGAAGCTGGAGAAGCTCATGGTGCGCATCGGCGTCTTTAGTGTGCTCTACACCGTGCCAGCCACCATCGTGCTGGCCTGCTATTTCTATGAGCAGGCCTTCCGGGAGCACTGGGAGCGCACCTGGCTCCTGCAGACGTGCAAGAGCTACGCCGTGCCCTGCCCGCCAGGCCACTTCCCTCCCATGAGCCCCGATTTCACCGTTTTCATGATCAAATATCTGATGACCATGATCGTGGGCATCACCACCGGCTTCTGGATCTGGTCGGGCAAGACCCTGCAGTCGTGGCGCCGCTTCTACCACAGACTCAGCCACAGCAGCAAAGGGGAGACTGCGGTATGA